The Anolis carolinensis isolate JA03-04 chromosome 2, rAnoCar3.1.pri, whole genome shotgun sequence genome contains the following window.
ATACCGGCTTTTGGAGGAAGAAAATATCATGCTCCGGAAACGTATTGAGGACCTCAAGAAGCAGGTGAACAATCTCCTGGCCACAAATGAGGTTCTCCTGGAACAGAACGCCCAGTTCCGCAATCAGGCCAAGGTGATGACTCTCAGCTCCACTGCAACAGCCACTGAGCAGACTCTGGCACCCACGGTGGGCACTGTCACCAACTACAATCATAGCATTGCCCAGACTCACACTACCTTGAGTAGCCAGGCTCTGCAGCCACGGCCTGTCTCCCAGCAGGATTTGGTGGCTCCAGCTGGAGCACAGGCAGCCCCTCCCAGCAACGCAGCACCTCCTATGAACCCTGAAATCACCCCACTGTCAGCAGCTCTGGCTCAGACAATTGCTCAGGGGATGGCTCCACCTGTCTCCATGGCACCAGTAGCTGTTTCAGTGGCTCCAGTGGCTGTATCTATGGCTCAACCCTTGGGGGGCATCACCATGAGCCATGCCACCACGCCCATGGTGACATACCCCATAGCGTCTCAGAGTATGAGGATAACAGCCATGCCTCACTAGCTTACATCCAGGCGAGGTGCCCTCATTCAGTCTGTGCTACCCCTAAGTCAAGGGGAAATGCTTACAAGGATCTAGTTCTGTCCTGTTGAAGGATATAGAAAAGATAATGAAATTGGTTTCAAATGTGAATCTGAAAGTCACCAGAATTCTCATCTCTACACACTGGGGAAGGACAGTCGCTTGGGCCGACAATTTTCCTCAAGCAAGcatatgtgccccccccccccaaaaaaaaaaaaaaaaacagcaagacTCAGGGATGACAGAACTAGCAAAACAATTTGGAGAGTGCAGTAATCTCATAGcctctgtgtgtgttttgtatCTCTTTTGCAGCTTGTCCATCCTCATGGAATTTACCCACCAAATCCTTTGAGTGTATTAATTCAGCAAATTGCCCTGCTTAATGGAAACATTGCTTGCACACACATGCTTATTACTCTGGTGGACTAGAGAAAATACATTTATACTCCCTAGTACTTGCCACTGAGAAGGAGAGAGGCTTTTGTTGACTTGGTCAGAGAAAAGGCTGAGGCTCAAAGAGTGCTAGCTCTAAAAACAGCAAAGACAGAGGTAGACTTTTCTTGGAGTAGTATTGCAGGCTCTCATATTTAATCTAATTGGTCTCTTTTGCTATAATATACAGATGAATGGAAAAGTCCCAGAAAAGACCAGATGTAATATGGTTTCCTTCTGACTTGACCGGGAGTGTAAGTTAAAATTGTGTGTTTAGAAAGAGCAGAGTCAACGTGCTTAGTGTTACTAAAGCTTTTTGAGTAGAGGTGATTGCAGAGATATACAAAAATTGCATTTTTGTATTCATTTCTGAGTTCTTAAAGAGCCTAGGATGTAGTGACAGGATCTCTTGGAACCACCCAAAATATGGGCATCTTAATTTCTTATTCATACTTGCAGGGTCACCTGGTGCCTTGTAATATCAGAATCCATTAATGAGTTGTCTCCCATTCTCTTCTTTCCACCGCAGTCTTTACTGCCTTCTGCCTGTATTTCATGTctgaatttctctcacttccaaaTAATTCGTTACTTGTAGGGGCTTTTCTGCTCTGCACTGCTTCATGTTTTGTTAAACAAAACAACACACttcaaaaaaatacaagaaacctCCCCCCATATGTTTTTATTTGGTCTTTTGGCTTCATCTTGATACCTTTTTATTAGTTGATGTGAATGTGAATTTCAGCTCCTCCTTGGGTTAAAAGTAGCCTTTGCATCTTTGTGTTACATTTGGATTGGTTTTTAttagaaggtttttttaaaaaaatgagggaAATGTTTCATGACCCAGCTGTTTCTACTGTTAACAGTGCAAATGTTTTCAGCTATTAAAGCAAATGTACAGTCATCACAAATATTCAGTGGttatatgattttatatatagatgttaaAATGCTTATTTTCTTACTCTTTCCCTGGTGTGTTGCTTGATCTacgtgcattttaaaattttctttctgaaaatgttTGAATCTTGAAATATATTCTACTGTGGTTTCCTAAACATTaacagtattacaggagagaatgGGAGAATGAAAGTGAATGTATGGGAATGGGTCTAGAAGAGTCTTGATTTTAGGGGAAATTgtaaccttatttatttatttatttatttatttattttatgtgtcaCTTTTCTCCCCCAGGGAGAATTGATTTCCAGTCCTTGAAGATTGAGGTCAATCAagattgaccaccttgattaattTAACTAGGCTGCTAACCTAGGAAGATATCCCTTTTCTGTCAGTGTTAGAATGGATTTAGAAACTTGAGAAGGATATCATCACGTATGTTAACCAAAGGTTTTGTTTTATACTTGCTTATTCAGGTTTAGGTTTGTTTGGGGTTGTAGACTTGGGGTTGTGGAATCTGACTTAAATTACCCATCTACTAGAGAGATCTTTGAGCATTTTGCTTATCTAATATTGTTTTGTACACTACTGTTTAAGCGACTCTACGCATGGGTCCCTTGAGAAACCCTGATTATTTGAGTCCGAGTCATCagctcaagtcttgcaaacttAGGCCTGTGGTTCTTTTAGCTGTGGCAACCCACTATAAtgtggttttctttttctgtttcaacACTATCAAATGCTGTCATTTTTACCAGGGCATCATTTTTTCTCATTATATGTCCAAAATCCAATAGCCTCAGTTTAATCATGTAGACTCCTAGGCTTGATTTTGTCCTTCGCCCATTTATTTAACTTGCTGCATGTAGCATGCACAGGTTTCGCTTCTTGAGGTATAGCACCAGACGTGGTTGGGCAAAGATGAAAGAGCAGCTGAATTTAATATTGTCATAATCTATGACAAGCTCTTATGCATATGACATTCACTGCACATTAAATAAGAAGGATGAATATTTATATTGTGAGACACATTCAGTACATTCAAGTTGTTTCCTGCCTGTGTGTAAgtgaaattagattttttttacaaaatgtaatctatatataaaaatgtaatgtgccgttttactatggagtaaacaacaaaaccactgaacccaatcacaccaaatttggccacaaaagacatagtcatccaagctatttttttcaaacaaaaaaactcagaaaaacaCAatttagaggacgaggaagagctgtTCCCCTCCCCCCGCGCTGCAGCCAGAAggataggccctgccccctttaggccccacccacttcatctcctagcaacccacaatggcctggggacaggcagagttaggcctcacttaggcttcttccacactgcctataaaatgtagattatctgatttgaactggatgatatgacagtgtagactcaaggcccacacAGCTGGACATGAAcagcatttttttttgggggggggggggagaaagttgTATAAAAAGTTGTAAAAAAAGCTAAGGGCAACAAAGTAAAGTAAGGGTGAGGTGTTATGTCCTTCACACTCTTTTGATGTAAAAAGCAGACTCCTTACTTTATAGGCAAATGTACAGATGTTTGGTTACATTGACTTTTGCCTAGTGAGGTAGAAATATTCCTTATCTAGAGAAGTGGTTACTGCAGTAATAAAGAACATGAGGTTGTAAAGGAGAGAACCAATGTTTTGtaatggtttgaacactggactcaGACTTTGAAGACCAGGTTTGAATTCCTGTTCAATTgcgaaaacccattgggtggccttgggcaagtcacactctcagcctcagaggaagacaaaatcaACCCTCCTCTAAACTACCTCCTCTAAACTAAATGTTATATTAGGGCAGGcacaattttgccaagaaaaccccatgaaatgttatattagggcaggcatgggcaaactttggccctccaagtgtttttgggcttcaacttccacaattcctaacagcctaccggctgttaggaattgtaggaggtaaagcccaaaaacacctggagggccaaggtttgcccttgcctgctttAAATTGTCATGGGTGGCTCCTCTGATACAGTCAGCCTTATACATTTCTCGGTGTTAAAGATGTGGAACCCCCATAAAAGTGGGGAAACCGTGAGgaaaaaattcatttttgtttaacTGAAAGAaatatctctttaggaatctcttatTCCTCCACCATGACATTATAGAATCGTATTGGAAGATCCAGAGAGAACATTTCAATCAAACCCACCAATATGGAGGCCTAACTGTATGTTAAATATTCATGTATTTGGAGAAGGTGCATATGTGTTAATACAGAAAAGGATTTTGTAACAGCACCACCTGCTGGGTGAGTTGGTGTTATATTTTCAAATGTTCATAAAGGATATTCCATCTTCTGAGGTAAGTCCTTGATCGTGGACTTTTAGTAGCAAAACTGAGGTAAAATGTCTGCCACATTGACAAGGATAAGGGGAACTGaggaaataggaaaataatattttcaaatgttcagaaatattttatttttttgaggTAAGTCATTGGTCATGGATTTTAGGCGGCAGAGCTGAAGTAAAATGTCGGCCGTGCTGACAGGAATAAGAGGAACAGGCGAAGAAGACGAATCCCTGGAAAAAAGCTGTGAAACAGGGAAGGTAAATGTTGAGTTCAGTGAGTTCACTGCTGAAAGCAGAGAAAGCCATGAATCTAGGAATTTGAGGGAAGATACAAGCAGCagccatgttttttaaaaaaaaaccaaagctgCAAGAGTATTCGAAATGAGAAAAGATAGTGGCAGCAGATGGCCCTCAGAAATGGTCAACATGTAAGACAAGCCCACAAAGAAAGGTTGGGTTGGTGAAGTCAGTGATGTGAGGGACATATGCTTAGAAATGTGGCTTCCATTACAAAATGGTGGATGGGATATACTATGCagcatgatttctgttcctgggttataaatgtcatttcctaattggttctacggtatgataaaaacatgaaaaacgttaaactgcaaaaactgtttctgcaggatatcctgcagcacattttgctacagtttctcaatgaatatctcatcgagtcttaaccaattcagCGTAGTTTGTGgcggccacaaaaatgaagtttctggagtgtaacaactactttcaaagtaaggaccacacaattaaacaggaaacaatactttcaacccaggaacagtttttcaaattgtgttacatagtgttattgaagGATACCAAAGTAACACTGAACAGGTGATAAGTACTCAGGTTGCTAGGCCTATAAAAATAATGTCTTACAGTTACAGCTCCAATCCCCAGTAGTTACTGTCATAGCTGCAGTTCgtaaaatatttttcagtttcTCAATGGATTCCTTCAGTTATTCATAAAATCGGAATGCTACTAGAAACATTTCGGAAAGGCATAACCTTTTTAgggatcataaccttttggaaaaccagaatctctaaccttttgaagaaaaatggcattcacaaccatttgaaaatcataaccttttgttaaaatatgatcttccagagaagagccaaaaacgtgtttgagtaaaataatattttcagtggtatatatccacatgtacttatgcaaggcaatttggctttCAGTTGTTAGGCTGATAACTTAGTTGTCtttgatctgttaggaacagattatgccaatgcacaaaatatggcATTTCTTAAGAATTCTTTtcaatgcccaaaaacatctTCCATAAAAtgtcttgtttctatatcatgctcttaGGAGACAAAAATAGACTTTATTAAAAGTAACATCTcatttactcacaaccttcatgtattcagcatataggTACTTGTCAATCCCGTTACAGATCAATttgaagtggtttctctgtgcaggTAACACAGTGCATCTTCCTTATAATCAACAGCAACATGAATTTTctcttaacagtccaaagtcaaaatggagtctgagctctgaCCAGTCCCaaatctgatcatgtggtctgcggcccctcccacaacctcaagaaacataaagGGGAAGCTGCATGCCAAAACATACATGTACagtacagtaagcaaacagaataatatacaaaacaaattactagtggaggcttgaagaaataTGCTATTTCCAACACCACAGGCCTGTATGTTACAAATTCTGCCCCCTTGACAGAATTACTTTTCCTTCAAAGTATCAATGAACAGTTCAATTCTAtatatgtctactcagaagtaaatacAATTGAATTCAGCAAGACTTTCTTTTCAGAAAGTGGATATAAAATGGATTGTAGTCCAAAAGATAAAAGTTATTCTGGAAGGAGAATTTTCGCTCATCTACAATGTCACCAACATATATAAATGAATGTGCCTCCTTCCCAGTCTCAACTGGAGGAGGAAGATCATATTTGCAGGAAGGGAATAGGTTGTTACACAGCATGCAACAACAAGGCTATTTCTTGGTGGCTATTTCATcagataaatgtaatattaaaatgCTAATTGTTAGCTCTCAATCTTCACACTGATGTAGAGGGATTTGTATTAGCCATGACTGACTTAACTGGTAATTGTATAAGTCACAACTGTCTGAATGCTTGTGAATCTAAACTAAATATGATCAGTTCTGGATCTAACCCATTATTTCTTTGAGTACTTTTCTATTTGATATTTATAGGGCACAGGATATTTTCTACATTTTTACCTGAATGTCATGAGCAGCAAGTCCATTAAATGAGAAACCTAGATAAAATTTTACGTTTTCATTTCCAGGTGGCACTGAATCAAAATGCAAAGGTAAAATTGGAACCCGCCCTGAGTGACCCATTGCAAAAACTCTGCCATCTTCTGTCCAACCATTGACTCTTTCCAGGATATTGTGTACGTCTGGGATTTTCCATACTTCGCCATTCTGCCAATTTTTCCGACGCTCATCTAGGGATCCTTTCATGAGTTTATCAATCTTTGTTCTGGACACAATTTTTGTCAAATCATAGCCTTTTCCCAAGAAAAATATGGTGTagattcttttctttcttggGGCAACATCTTTTATTTTGATGTCATGCAAGCGCTTCAAGGTATTAAGGGCAGACTTTAAGATGTCATCTTTATCTGAGGAAGAATCTTTGTCCAGTGCAGCGTCAGGCCAGTAAAGTAAAGTAAGCAAAAAATGAGCGCTGGCAGGGAAGATAGCGTGCCTCTTTTTAAAGAATCTCTTGCTGAATTCTCGGAGCGTCCGAAGGTTAAGGAGTGCGGAAGAACCAGGTGACAGACATGCAAGAGTAAAGTGGcacaatatataatttataagatCTGTATCATCCACATTTTTTGGGTTTGAGTACAAGCTTATTATTTTTTCTAGACTTTGAATGGATTTCTTATCATTTTTATCTGACAGGAATGAGAGAATAGTGGTGACATTTCCTCCACCATGTTTACAAATATTCATTTGTCTGATCAGCTGGGTTTCAGATCGTGCACCATTTTCTTCAATCAATGTACTGGAACTAAAGAACGTTGCATAAACCTTGCATTGTCTTTTGAGCCATCCTCTGGGATTATTAACTTGTTCTTCtctcttatcatcatcatctgcttgGTTTTTATCTGTTTGGAAATAACTTAGATCTTCTGAAATCCAGTCAAGAGCATTGTAAATATTCTGGCGTAAGCCTTTTAAGCGGCTGTGAAGATTTCCCCAAGGCTTCTTAATGTCTTCCGGGATGTAATCTGTAAGTAAATACTGAACAAGTTCAGGATTCTCTCCTTTTGCATCTTTAGGAAACACATCAAGGGTAGATAGTAGTTTCAGTAAGCGACATCCCACTTCTACCTCTCCAAAATACCCTGAGTTATTCATGGTGTCCCTCTCAGATTTTGCAGCTTGCTGTGTGGCTCTGAAGCACTTCATAGCCTTAAGGGCAATTTCTATAATTTCAGTGATATCTCTAGCAATCTCTTCATCTGATTTTTTGTCCACTATAAAGTTAAACCACTTCCTGTACACCTGCCCTTCTGTGTCTAAAATAAATGAATCATTTGGCAAGTGGGATTTTGCTACTTCCGCCCAAAATTTTGCATCCTCAAATTTTTCATAAACATAATGCAATCTGGCAAGTTGTTGCGCAAAGAACGCATCTTTTCCCAAGCATTCATACGCGTATTTTAACACTTCTATAGCTTTTTCAGGATTTTCTGTGGTACAGATATGCTCAATGAATGGAGAGAAAAGGCTGTCAGTGTTGTCGCCCCTACTCTTCTTGTCACGCCTTATAAACAGATCTCTGATGAATTTTATAAGTTCTTCCCTCCCAAATCGATGTTGAAGAAAAACTTTTTCTTGGAGAAGTTTCATGGCAATTTTACTCTGAGGCTGACTTCCGGAAAGCTGGCACAGTATTTCTTTTGCCACCAAGTGGTGGATTATCCGAATGGATGATATATATGTGGTCGTTTCTCTCAATTTAATGAAAATAAGCTGGGCCTGTTCACTTAAGTTACTTATGAAATCATATTGTCTCACTGATATTTCTTCATATGGCATAAGTCCCAGGAAAGCTTCACAGTGGGATAACGAGATGTAGGAATTATGGACGTAGAAATTGAGCAAGGCAACGTATCTCATTAAACTAGTTTCTTGGGAAGATAAGTCTATATCTTTAAGCAAGTGTTCCACAAATTCTCTCACATATGCTGGGTCAAACTCATTGCTCATGAGAACAAATGTGAGTATATATTCCAACTTAAAATCCTTTTGATTTTCAAATTTTTCTAGCTTTGTTCTGAACTGGTTTTTCTCTTGGTCTGTCAGTTTGTGAGTAACAGACACTGTATCCAAAGGAGATGCTTTGCAAAATTTATTAGGGGCATTGGACCGTTTACAACACAGAAGGATGAAGGAAGGCTTGGAAGAATGTTTTTTATTAGGCCCCATGGAATTCATTAAAGTATAGATTAAATCTTCAAAGTACTCTTCATCATAATCTTCCACCAAAAGGAGGACGGGGAGACAGTTTTGGGGGTCTTTTTCATCATAATGTCGGAAGTCAACTGCATGCTGACAGACAGTAGCGACTGGGAATGTGGTTTTGATGACAGCACATCGCAAATCGGTCCTCTGTTTCCACAGCACTTGCCTGGCTATGGTACTTCCTCCGCTCCCGGGTTCGTGGAACACTTTCAGTTTCACTACGGAATGCTGGAACAGGCTCCCGTATATCACATCATTCAACATTCTCGATAGCTCCTTAGAGGCTTCCCTTTCGATAATTTCCCCACACTTCCTTTTATCAGCAAGCCAAAAATTTTTCCAACTGACTTTTTTACCCCGATAAAAGGTTTCATCTATCATCTGTATTTCTTTTGTACTCAGAAGGTCTAATATGATATCATCACATTGATCAGCACACAAAATTTCAAGAGAATACATTTTCTCTTCTTCAAGTGTGGGAAGTAGACACAGACCCTTTGTGGAAACAGGTAAATGCCTGTAATTGGTTGTACAAGGCAGTTTGCTTTGGATAGTAGCATCCACATGGCTTAGCTTCATGCCTACAATACTCTGCTGCTCTAGTGTCTCAATGCTGCAGGATGCCTGTGCTAGATTAGCCCATTTTTCATAGTTTTCTCTAGACTCAGAAAGGCATATTATGAAATCCATGCCATTCATTTCACTGTAAAATTCATGGAAGGTGTCTACGATTGGTTTCTCCACAGGCGAAAAAAGTAAGAAGAGCACCTTAAAAGAGCCCTTTGGGAGGAGATCGTCACAGATAAAAGATACTGCCTTTTTCAGGTACTTTCTCTTAGTTCTAATCCAAGTGTTCTCATCACATGCCTTTTCATTCCCAGGGAAGTCACTGCGCCCATTGCAAAATATCCAACTTTTCTTAACAAATAAGCAGAGATGTTTTGAGAAGTCATTTGTGCTCATCTTGTTGTCATTGGAATAATCTTTCAAGAAATGAGAAGTAGTTGCATGGTATTTTTTGTACTTGAAGTACAAACCTGATATGCTGGAGTCTTcatcaaaatcaaatacacagaaAATGTTAATGTGCCTCAAAAAATCAATAGACTTGATGTCTTCCTCTCCACATTTGTTGGCAACAAGAATGTACCACACAGAGCTGTCTAAACAGCTTTTGCCATCTGTCAATAAGACAGATAATTTTCGCCCTAAATTTTGAGGGCTATCTGTTTGATTTTTGTGATTGAATGTTTCAGCCTTCTTCCTCCAATGGTCTCTTTCTTGTAAATCCTGAATGAATTTTATGAGATTATCATTTTTTACTGGTTCAGACTTTGAACCAACTCTTTGGAAAGCAATTTTATCCCTTTCAAAATTTATCTTATTGCTTTTTTCAATAAAATCTGGTATGCGTACTTGAAATAGCTTTCCTTTTACAATGTCGAATAATGGTTCAATGTCAACTTCTACTACAAAAAACTGTTCATGGCTATCTGTCGAAATAACTTCAATAAAAACAGGGGGGTGAATACATTGTCTTGCAGTAGCATGAACACTGGACTCAAAACATTTTTCTATGTAATCCAAAGCATCCACATACATTTCTGTCTCTCTTATTGGTATTCCAATGATTTGTCCATGTGTCCGGTTCTTTTCCTTATCACGGTCCATCACCCCAAAGTGAATAGTGCCATTTGTTCGGATGTTCAGGCAGGCAGACGCAAACTTTATAACTTCACGGGCAAATTTTACTTGAAGTCTTGGTCTGTCCAGCATGGCAGCTGTATCAAATGATTTGTATTCATGACAAGGAATGATTAGATCATGGCTTCCTGTTTCTGGAGCAAAAACTGAATTTTTAACATACTTAAAATTAATGTCAGTGCTCTTGAATGGCCTGAATGGGCTCAGGCGTACTGGATCAAGTGGAACGGAGATATTCACTGTGCTTTCCATTTCGCTGTGAGTGTCACTTgagtgtgttgtgtttttttcgtTTGAGCACTGTGGTTTTAAAGATCCACGTGGCAAAGAAG
Protein-coding sequences here:
- the LOC100556524 gene encoding sterile alpha motif domain-containing protein 9-like, with the translated sequence MDYTDLPLDEWNESHVKYWLESIGIKKVYVEKLCEEEVTGPALKILDDKFLKGMGMKQGQIHILIQKRDKLLQGNIGYQDKIGGVTALDHNKTHSESKYPKESDSSTEEKKGNQEENKHKPASDLKPASLPRGSLKPQCSNEKNTTHSSDTHSEMESTVNISVPLDPVRLSPFRPFKSTDINFKYVKNSVFAPETGSHDLIIPCHEYKSFDTAAMLDRPRLQVKFAREVIKFASACLNIRTNGTIHFGVMDRDKEKNRTHGQIIGIPIRETEMYVDALDYIEKCFESSVHATARQCIHPPVFIEVISTDSHEQFFVVEVDIEPLFDIVKGKLFQVRIPDFIEKSNKINFERDKIAFQRVGSKSEPVKNDNLIKFIQDLQERDHWRKKAETFNHKNQTDSPQNLGRKLSVLLTDGKSCLDSSVWYILVANKCGEEDIKSIDFLRHINIFCVFDFDEDSSISGLYFKYKKYHATTSHFLKDYSNDNKMSTNDFSKHLCLFVKKSWIFCNGRSDFPGNEKACDENTWIRTKRKYLKKAVSFICDDLLPKGSFKVLFLLFSPVEKPIVDTFHEFYSEMNGMDFIICLSESRENYEKWANLAQASCSIETLEQQSIVGMKLSHVDATIQSKLPCTTNYRHLPVSTKGLCLLPTLEEEKMYSLEILCADQCDDIILDLLSTKEIQMIDETFYRGKKVSWKNFWLADKRKCGEIIEREASKELSRMLNDVIYGSLFQHSVVKLKVFHEPGSGGSTIARQVLWKQRTDLRCAVIKTTFPVATVCQHAVDFRHYDEKDPQNCLPVLLLVEDYDEEYFEDLIYTLMNSMGPNKKHSSKPSFILLCCKRSNAPNKFCKASPLDTVSVTHKLTDQEKNQFRTKLEKFENQKDFKLEYILTFVLMSNEFDPAYVREFVEHLLKDIDLSSQETSLMRYVALLNFYVHNSYISLSHCEAFLGLMPYEEISVRQYDFISNLSEQAQLIFIKLRETTTYISSIRIIHHLVAKEILCQLSGSQPQSKIAMKLLQEKVFLQHRFGREELIKFIRDLFIRRDKKSRGDNTDSLFSPFIEHICTTENPEKAIEVLKYAYECLGKDAFFAQQLARLHYVYEKFEDAKFWAEVAKSHLPNDSFILDTEGQVYRKWFNFIVDKKSDEEIARDITEIIEIALKAMKCFRATQQAAKSERDTMNNSGYFGEVEVGCRLLKLLSTLDVFPKDAKGENPELVQYLLTDYIPEDIKKPWGNLHSRLKGLRQNIYNALDWISEDLSYFQTDKNQADDDDKREEQVNNPRGWLKRQCKVYATFFSSSTLIEENGARSETQLIRQMNICKHGGGNVTTILSFLSDKNDKKSIQSLEKIISLYSNPKNVDDTDLINYILCHFTLACLSPGSSALLNLRTLREFSKRFFKKRHAIFPASAHFLLTLLYWPDAALDKDSSSDKDDILKSALNTLKRLHDIKIKDVAPRKKRIYTIFFLGKGYDLTKIVSRTKIDKLMKGSLDERRKNWQNGEVWKIPDVHNILERVNGWTEDGRVFAMGHSGRVPILPLHFDSVPPGNENVKFYLGFSFNGLAAHDIQVKM